One window of Dermacentor albipictus isolate Rhodes 1998 colony chromosome 9, USDA_Dalb.pri_finalv2, whole genome shotgun sequence genomic DNA carries:
- the LOC135901124 gene encoding piggyBac transposable element-derived protein 3-like, which translates to MDPNTELSSEDDSDGDGEETYVAPTNKRPLLWKVAERSEPSSLPQFQVMPDDADERASWNPATHFEMYIDNEVYERMALAMNTKHVAETGRSLNTSAEELKMFFGMSIAMSGLGYPQIRMFWMKNTRVPIIANSMTRDRFFQLRSRLKVVKDLLVTPKDKEDDRLWRIRPLTEKVLEGCRKLPREEFLSIDEQMIPFTGKTQLKQFVPRKPNPIGLKNFVLAAPDGLILDFEIYQGKKTLLLPGCSGIGESAVLRLSQSLSPGTKLFFDRYFTSSSLLDRLVEKGIGATGPIMNNRLPKGIKLSSDAQLKAVGRGTSEMCIRSDDRQIVVRWYDNKAVTLLSSQHGTQPLDSCRRWSAKEKKYIEVPRPHIVQVYNAYMGGVDMADRMISYYRLRARVKKWTVRCIFHLFDIALSNSWIQYTRHMKAMQKKPTDILKFLDFRSEVGHMLIAQAEQASTEEEEENWSPPMKRKPLRPMTAMRNSMKHLPRLADIPNGARCRLEGCQKKTKFFCIKCDLFFCITKDRRCFERAHMRK; encoded by the exons ATGGATCCCAACACGGAACTCAGTTCCGAGGATGACAGTGATGGCGATGGAGAAGAAACCTATGTAGCGCCCACTAACAAAAGGCCTTTGTTATGGAAGGTAGCTGAAAG GTCAGAACCGTCCAGCCTGCCGCAGTTCCAGGTCATGCCGGATGACGCCGATGAGCGAGCCTCGTGGAATCCAGCTACACACTTTGAGATGTACATAGATAACGAAGTGTATGAACGCATGGCCCTGGCCATGAACACAAAACACGTAGCTGAGACAGGGAGGAGTCTGAACACGTCAGCTGAGGAATTGAAAATGTTTTTTGGCATGTCAATTGCTATGTCAGGCCTTGGTTATCCACAAATCAGGATGTTTTGGATGAAGAATACACGAGTGCCAATCATAGCAAATAGTATGACGAGAGACAGGTTCTTTCAGCTTAGGTCACGATTGAAGGTCGTCAAGGACCTTTTAGTAACTCCTAAGGACAAAGAGGATGATAGGCTGTGGAGGATTCGACCGTTAACTGAAAAGGTGCTTGAAGGTTGTCGCAAACTTCCGCGTGAGGAATTTCTTAGCATCGATGAACAAATGATCCCGTTTACCGGAAAGACGCAATTAAAACAGTTTGTTCCAAGAAAACCTAATCCAATAGGACTTAAAAATTTTGTCTTGGCAGCTCCAGATGGTCTTATTCTCGATTTTGAGATTTACCAGggaaagaagacattgttgctcCCAGGCTGTTCTGGAATAGGTGAGTCAGCAGTCTTGAGGCTTTCCCAGAGTCTTAGTCCAGGCACAAAGCTCTTCTTTGATCGCTACTTTACGTCATCATCTCTGCTGGATAGGCTCGTTGAAAAGGGAATTGGAGCTACAGGCCCTATCATGAACAATCGCCTTCCAAAAGGTATCAAGTTGTCCTCAGATGCACAGCTGAAGGCAGTTGGACGGGGTACTTCGGAGATGTGCATCCGTAGTGATGACAGGCAAATTGTTGTGCGATGGTACGACAACAAAGCTGTCACGTTGCTGTCGTCACAACATGGAACGCAGCCGCTGGACTCATGCCGCAGGTGGTCTGCCAAAGAAAAAAAGTACATAGAAGTACCAAGGCCTCACATCGTACAAGTATACAATGCCTACATGGGTGGTGTAGATATGGCCGATCGAATGATTAGCTACTACCGCCTTAGAGCGCGCGTTAAAAAATGGACCGTTAGGtgcatttttcatttatttgatATTGCGCTCAGTAACTCGTGGATCCAATACACCAGGCATATGAAGGCCATGCAAAAGAAGCCTACAGACATCCTCAAGTTTCTCGACTTCCGCAGTGAAGTAGGTCATATGCTTATTGCACAGGCCGAGCAGGCATCaacagaggaagaagaagaaaactggaGCCCTCCAATGAAGCGGAAACCTCTACGGCCAATGACGGCTATGAGAAATTCAATGAAGCACTTGCCGAGGTTGGCAGACATTCCGAATGGTGCTCGATGCAGGCTAGAAGGATgtcaaaaaaaaactaaattttttTGCATCAAGTGCGATCTTTTCTTCTGCATCACAAAAGACAGACGGTGTTTTGAGAGAGCACACATGAGGAAGTAG